A segment of the Opitutia bacterium genome:
TATTTTTTGTCCTCCGACGGCGGCGGTGGAAGCGCGAGTTTCAGGTCGGGCTTCGCGCGCTCCGGGAGATCGTAAACCGTGCTCGGCGCCGTCGCGGCGGGCGATGCCGGCGAGACACCCGATTCGAGGGCACTCGGACGCGCCTCAACCGGCCGCGGTTGGTCGAACGACGGCAACCCCAGCGCTTGAACGAACGGGTTGCCCGTTGCGGAATGTCGCGCCGCGCCCGTGTCGATTGCCGGCAAGTTCGCCGACGAGGTGACGCGCGATTCGCCCCCGTCCGTCGCGCCATTCGGCATGGCTGCGCCGCCGGTCGCCACGTCCGTGGGCATCGAGTCCTTCAACGCGTCGCTCACCGGCGAGTTCGCCAGCCAGTCCTTCATGAAGGGCGCGAACGGGTCGGCCGCCGCCGAAGGGGTGAGTTTGGTGTCGGGTGCGCCGGCCGCGTCGAGCTGCCGCGTTTCGCTCTGCGCGCGCTGACGTTCGTAGAGACGGAGGAAATAGTCGGGATCAGAAGGATCGAGCGGCTTCGCCTCCTCCTCGCGCTCCCGGTCCCGATCTTCCTTCGTGGCTCCCCCGCTGACCGATTTGCGGCTTTCGAGTTTGTTGAAACCCTCGAGCAGCCAGTCGCGGCGTGCCTTGGCCTTCTCTTGCGCGGCGCGATCTTCGCGCTTCGGAGTCGGTGCAGGCACATTGGTTTCCGGCGTGTTGAGCGATGGGAGGTCGAGTTTCACGCCGCCGGGCGTCGCGGCGTTTTGCGCCGCCTCGTCCTTGCGCAGCGCCTGGAGCTGCTGCTTGGCCTCCGCGAGCGGCGCGTTGGGGTCATCTGCGGCGGGGGCGAGACACGCGACGCCGAACGCAGCAACCATGGCGATCGTGTGTCTCACGTCGGGGCGCCGATTCCCTTCATCGTCATTTCCAGCGCGCGAGGATTCGGCGAGAAGCGAAGGGCCTCGGCTTTGCTGATTTTGCCCTCGCGGAACAACCGGTGCAGATCGCGATTGAACGATCGCGACATACCGTCGGCACCGGAATCGAGCAGCTGTTGGATCTTATCGTTCTGTCCTTCGAGGATCAGGTTCCTGATCGTGGTGTCGGCGACCATGATTTCGTGGGCGGCGAAGCGGCCGCCGCCTTCCATCGCGGGAATGAGTTTCTGGCAGATGAAACCGCGCAGCGAGCCCGCGATCTGGCGGCGCGCCTGCGCGATTTGCTCGGGCGGGAAAAATTCGAAAAGGCGCGTCAGCGATTGCGCGACGGTGGCGGCGTGCATCGTCGAGAACACCAAGTGGCCAGTCTCGGCGGCGGAGATGGCGGTCTCGAACGTCTCCTTGTCGCGCATTTCGCCGATCAGGATGATATCCGGGTTTTGGCGGAGCACGGATTTGATCGCCATTTCGAAGTTCGGCACGTCGATGCCGATCTCGCGCTGCTGGAAGACGGACTTGTCGTCGCTGAACGTGTATTCGATCGGGTCCTCGATGGTGACGATGTGCTTGTCGAGATTCTGGTTAATCCAGTTCATCATCGCCGCCATCGTCGAGCTCTTGCCGGAGCCGGTTGCGCCGCAGACGAGCAGGATGCCGTCTTTGGCCTGCGCGAGTTTCACGAGCACGTCGGATTCGATCTTCAACTCCTCGAAAGTCGGCGGGCGGCTCTTGATATGACGCAACACGATCGAGACCGTGCCGCGCTGGTGAAAACCGTTCACGCGAAAGCGCCCGACGTCCGCCGCCGCATACGCGAAGTCCACCTGGCCGTCCTTTTCCCAATTCGGCCGGAACACCGACGGCACATGCTCGCTGACCCAAGCGTCGGCCTGCTCGTGGGTAATCGGGTCCATCTCGACGGCCCGCAGCCGGCCACCGATGCGCAGATAGCCCGGCTTGTTTGATTTGATCACGACGTCACTCGCGCCGCTCTCGACGGCGAGTTTCAACAGATCGTTCATGATCTCGGTGTGAACCGTTGTGCTCATGGGGAATTTTGGGCGTGAACCGGCAGCCAAGCTTGTTTTGCCTACGAACTTCGCAATCGTTGAGACAACTCTCCATGAAGTCCAGCCGCCCGTTCACCGGGACCATCACTGCCCTCGTCACGCCGTTCAAGAATGGCGCGGTCGCCTACGACGACCTGCGCGCGCTCGTGAATTTCCAGATAAAATCCGGCATCGACGGCATCGTCTCGGTCGGCACGACGGGCGAGTCCCCCACTCTCGACCACGAAGAGCATCTGGAGGTGATTCGCGCGACGATCGCGGCCGCGCGCGGCCGCACGCCGGTCATCGCGGGCACCGGCTCCAACTCCACGAAGGAAGCGATCCACCTCACGAAGGAGTCCGACCGCGCCGGCGCCGACGCGATGCTCGTCGTCGCGCCCTACTACAACAAGCCGACGCAACAGGGTATCTTCGAATATTTCTGCGCCATCGCCGATGCGACGGACAAGCCGATCATCCTCTACTCGATCCCCGGCCGTTGCGGCATCGAGATTAGCGTCGGCGTGATCGAGAAACTCCGCGCGCGCTACAAGCACGTCGCCTGGGTCAAGGAGGCCGGCGGCTCCGTTGATCGCGTCGACCAGATTCTCCAGGCGTGCGGCGACTCCGTGACGGTGCTCAGCGGCGATGACTCTCTCACGTTGCCGTTCATGTCCGTCGGCGCGCAGGGCGTGATCTCGGTCGCATCGAACCTCTATCCGAAGGAAACCGGCAAGATGGTGCGCCTCGCGCTAGACGGCGACTTTGCCAAGGCCCGCGCGCTGCACCGGAAGCTCTACCCGATGTTCAAGACGATCTTCATCGAGGCCAACCCGGTGCCGATCAAGGCCGCCCTCGCGCGCGCCGGATACATCGCTTCGGAGGAAGTCCGCTCGCCGCTCTGCCCGCTGCTCGACGCCAATCGCAAAACCCTTTTCGGCGTGCTCGACGCACTTGCCGCCAAGAAGTGAGCGCGCCCCGCCTCATCATTAACGGTGCCAAGGGCCGCATGGGCCGCGCGCTGCTCGCCGCCGCCGCGGATCTGAAGCTGCCGGTCGCTGCGTCGGTCGACGCAGGCGACGATCTCGCCGCCGCCCTCACGCTCGGCGACGTGCTTGTCGACTTCAGCGCGCACAGCGCGACGCACCGCGTGATCGAACTCGCTGTCGCGCAAAAAAAGGCGCTGGTCATCGGCACCACCGGTCATGCGGCGGACGAGAAGAAGAAACTCGCCGCGCTCGCCGCGCAGGTGCCGACCGTCTGGGCCGGCAATTTTTCCGTCGGCGTGAATCTCCTGTTCGCGCTCACGCGCCGGGCGACGCGCATCCTTGGTGCCGATTACGACACCGAGGTCGTCGAGATGCATCATCGCTTCAAGAAAGACGCTCCGAGCGGCACGGCCGCGCGCTTGCTCGAGATCATCCTTGAGGAGCGCAAGCTCGCCGCAGCCGACGCGCTGCGCCACGGCCGCTCCGGCATCACGGGCGAGCGTTCCACGAACGAGGTCGGCGTGCACGCGCTCCGCGGCGGCGACGTGGTCGGCGATCACACGGTCATCTACGCGGCGCTCGGCGAGCGCGTGGAGCTCACGCACAAGGCGAGCGACCGACAGATCTTCGCGCGCGGTGCGCTGCGTGCGGCGCAGTGGGTCGTGAGCCAGAAACCCGGCGTTTACGACATGCAGGACGTCCTCGGCTTGAAGGAGTGAAATGATCACCCGAATCACCGGCACGCTCGTCAGCGCCACTCCGCTCCACGCCGTCATCGAGACCGGCGGCCTCGCTTACGAGGTGCACATCCCGGTGACGACCGCCGAACGGCTGCCCCAGCCCGGCCAGCAGGCGCGACTGCACACGCTCGTCGTCTATCGCGAGGACTCGCAGACGATGTATGGCTTCGCGAGCGAGGATGAACGCGATTTCTTCCGCCTCCTCGTGGAAAAAGTCTCCGGCATCGGTCCGAAGACGGCGCTGAGCATTTTCAGCAAACTCTCGCTGCCGGTGTTGCAGGGCGCGATTGCGGCAGGCGATGTCGGGTTGCTCGCGAAATGCCCGGGCATCGGCAAGAAGACCGCCGAGCGCCTCGTCATGGAATTGCGCGACAAGCTCAGCGCCGCGCCAGTGGCAGTCCCCGCCTCCGCCGGCGGAGACGCAACCGCGCCAGCGGACAACAAGGTCCGCGATGCTGTCATGGCTCTGGTTGCGCTCGGCTACAAGGCGGCCGACGCCGACAAGTCCGTGCGTCAGGCTTGGGTCGCGCTCGGGGCGTCGGCGACGACCGAAGCGCTGATCAAGAAAGCACTGGGCTAAGAAAAAGCCCGCGTCGGTGGACGCGGGCCGGGCAACGAAGGACTTTCGGGCGCTCAGCGCTGGAATTGGAAGGCGGTGAACTCCGTCTGCACGCGCGGATTCTTGCTCTTCTGGAGCAGGTTCGCGCGGCGTTGGAGTGCATTGCGTTCGTCGAAGACACCGTCGTCGAACAGCGAGTCGAGGCGCGGCGCGGTGCCGTTGGGCAGCGCGAGCAGGCGATCGTCTTCCTGCCGCAGGGACGCGAGGAGCGTCGCGTAGTCGGCGGCGATAGCCTGACGCTGCGGAAGCTCGGCGCGGGCCGGTTGCGGCGCGGCGGCCACGGCCACCGGTGCGGGTTGCTGGACTGCCGCCACCACCGGAGCGGCGGCGGTCGGCTTGGCCGCGGCCAGATCCGTCGACGCGAGCGCGGCGTCGGAAAAATTGGAGCGCATCACCACAAAGGCGACGCAGGCTGCGGCGGCAAGGCCGCTGGCGGCGTAGGCCCAACGCAGGCGACGCTGGCGAATGCGCCCTTGGATGTGGGCGATGGTCGCGGGCTGGCGGGCGGGCTGGCCGGTCTGCTCGGAGTGGGCGCGGAAGCTCTCATAGACGAGCTTCGTGGCGCGGTGCATCCGGCAGTATTGCAGGTAAACCTGGCGGCGACGCGGGTTGGACTGAATCTCCAACTCGAGTTCGGCGGCCTCGTCCGGCGAAATTTGCCGGTCGATGTAGAGGTTCACCAGTTCGGTGAAACGTGTGTCCTTCATTGCTGAAATTCCTCCCCTAGTCTCTCGCGCAGGCTCTCGCGGGCGCGGGCGATGCGGCTTTTGACGGTGCCGACGCTGATGCCGAGAATCTCGGCGATTTCCTCGTAAGAAAGGTTCTGCACATTGCGGAGAATGAGAATCTCCCGGTGCTTCTCGTTGAGCTCCTCCATGCACTCGGCCACGCGATTGACGAATTCCTGCGTGACGGTGGCGTCTTCGGGAGTCTCCTGCTCGGACGGGATGAGTTCGGCGATCGTGGTATCGTTGTCGGCGCCGAGGGGCGCGTCGAACGAGATCGATTGGTCGCGCTTGCGCCGCCACCAATACCAGTAGCGGTTCCGCGCGAGGTTCGTGGCGATCTGGTAAAGCCACGTGGAGAACGCGGACTCGCCGCGGAAATTGGTGAGTCCGCGATGCGCGCGGATGAACGCGTCCTGCGTGACCTCCTCGGCATCCTGCTGGTTGCGCAGGAGCTGGTTGACCATCGCGTAGATGCGATCCCAATAACGGGTGACGAGCTGGTCGAACGCGGCGGAGTCCCCGCCTTTGAAGCGTTCCACCAGCATGCGATCCAATGCGACTTCCTGGGCCTTGGCTGTCATGTGCTCAGGGTCGTTTGGATTTGGAAATTCGTGAATTGTTCCCACAGAAAATTCTCCGGGCCGGTTTATTGGTTTGATGGCAGACCGACCTGACGGGTCGGACGTTGAGCGTTGGGCGGCGAAGTGCCAAATAATTCTTGCTTTGCCCGCCATCTGAAAAAATAAACTGCCCGCTTACTTGGGTTTGGGGTCGATAGCTCAATGGTAGAGCAGCGTCCTTTTAAGTCGTTGGTTCTGGGTTCGAATCCCAGTCGACCCACCACCCCTTCCAAGTGCGTGCGGCCACTTCGGTTGCACAAACATCCGGGTTGTGTTTTCCAGGCCGCTTGTCTTACCTGCGGACACCAAGTCTCTCACTCGCGCTCGCGCATTTTTCCCAACACCACGTGGCTACGCCTCCCCAAATCAAACGCATCGTAATCGTCGAAGATCAGACTGCCATCCGGGAGATGCTCGCGGAGATTCTCCGAATCGATCCCAGCTACAAGATCGTCGGCGAGACCGGCGATGGCCAGGCGGCCTGCAATCTCTGCCTCGAACTGAAGCCCGACGTCATCGTCCTCGATGCGCGCCTGCCGGGACTCAGCGGCGTGGACATCCTGCGTCGCATCGCGAAGCAGTTGAAGACGACTCGCATCATGGTTTTCTCGGGCTACGAAAGCCCCGCGCTCGTGCGCGAAATGCTCGAGGCTGGCGCGCACGGTTTCGTGGAAAAGACGGCCGGCCTGACGGAGTTCAAGAAGGGCCTCGAAACCGTCGCGAATGGCGGCACCTATTTCGGCCCCGGCGTCGCCGCGCTCCTGCGCAACGTCGTCGCGAACAACTCCCCCACTTCCGGCGCCGATCTCCTCACCGACCGCGAGCGCGAAATCCTCAAGCTCGTGGCAGAAAGCCACAGCACGAAGGAGATCGCCCAGAAGCTCGGCATCAGCGTCAAGACGGTCGATAATCACCGCACCAACCTCATGCGGAAACTCAACCTGCACGACGTCGCGAGCCTCACCCGCTACGCTCTCGAAATAGGTCTCATCGATCATCGCTCCCAGGCGTGGGCGTGATGACAGCTGCGGCAGGGTTTTCGTTCTTGCCGCGCCCGGATGATTACCGATAACTCGCGCCATTCTCGTCTCTTTTCCATGAAGCATCTTAAGAAGTTCCTCAGCGTCGCGCTCGCCGGCTCCGTGCTGCTGCTCGCGGCCTGCTCCAAGAAACCCGTGCGCGATCCGAACGCCGGTGCGAACCAAATGGCGCCGACGGAAACGATCGATCCCACTAAGGTGGCGACACTCGATCCGGACAGCACGCTCGCTCAACGCCCGGAAGGCACTCCCTTCGGCAAGAGCGTCGTGGAGCCCGTTTATTTCGATTTCGATCGCGCCGCCGTTCCGGAGCGCGAGCGTCCAAAACTCGAAGCCGCCGTCAAGTGGCTCAAGGACAACGCCGACAAGCGCATGGTCCTCGAAGGCCACTGCGACTGGCGCGGCACTGCTGAATACAACCTCGGCCTCGGCGACCGACGCGCGAACGCCGTGCGTCGTTTCCTTGAGCACCTCGGTGTCGATTCGAAGCGTCTCGAGATCCTCTCGAAGGGTTCCACCGAGGCCAAGCAGGGCGGCTCCGACGCCGAGTGGGCCAAGGACCGTCGCGTCGACTTCATCGAGCTGACCAAGTAAGGCGTCTCTCGCCTTCCGAGTTTTCCAAGCCGCGGTTCGCCGCGGCTTTTTTGTTTTCGAATTTCCCGGGGCGCGCTCGTGGAAAAAGAAAAGCGGCGCCGTCGGGCGCCGCTCGGGGTTTAAACGATGTTTCGCCTGCGCTTCAGCGCGTCAGCTCTTCGCCAGTTGCGCGAGCACGCTCTTGCTGGTGGCGATACCCTTCTTCATCACGCGCAGATCGAAGCCCTCATTCGGCGCGTGCAGGTTGTCCTCGGGGAGGAACAGGCCCATCATCACCGCGTCGAGGCCGAGCACTTCCTTGATGTCGGCGATGAGACCGACGCTGCCGCCCTCGCGGAGATACAGCGGCTCCTTGCCCCAGACATCCTTGGCCGCCTTGTCGAGCGCACGGAAGCACGCGGCGAGTTTCGGTGACTGGTTCTTCGGCGTGTTGGAGCGATCGGGCGGAATCACGACGTAGGGCGTGGCGACGTGCTGCTCGGTGATCTTGATCGAAACACCCTTCGGGCAACGCTTCTTCACGGTGTCGAAGATGAGCTTCTTCACGTTCTCGGGCGTCTGGTTCGGCACGAGGCGGCACGTGACCTTCGCCGAGGCCTTGCTCGGGATGACGGTCTTCGTGCCCTCGCCCTGGTAACCGCCGGAGAAGCCGTTGAACTCGAGCGTCGGCAAAAAGCGGATCGCCTCGAACGGATTGTAGCCGGGCGGCGTGTGGAATTTCGAGATGCCGAGGAATTTCTGGTAAGCGTCTTTCTTCAGGCCGGCCTTCTTCAGTTGCGCGCGTTCCCATTGCTCCGGCTCGATGACCTTCTTGTAGAAGCCCGGGATGTTCACGCGACCATCCGGCGTGTGCAGCGAGGCGCACAGCTCGGCGAGCGCTTGCAACGGATTCATCAGCACGCCGCCGTTCATACCGGAGTGCAGATCCGTCTTTGGGCCGGTGAGCTCGATCTCGAACGCGAGCATGCCGCGCAGGCCGACCGTGATCACCATCTGGTCGGGCGACGGAATGCCGGTGTCCGACATGAAAATGAAGTCGCCATCGAAGCGATGGCGGTTCGCCTTCAGGAAGTCCTTGAAATTCTTCGAGCCGATCTCCTCCTCGCCCTCGACGACGAAGGTGATGTTGAGCGGCAGATCGGGCTGCTCCTCGAGCAACTGGCCGACGGCGGCGACGTGCACGAGCAGCGGGCCCTTGTTGTCGGCGGTGCCGCGACCGTAGATGCGGTTGCCCTTCACCGTCGCCTCGAACGGCGGCGTTTCCCAGAGATTGAGCGGGTCCGGCGGCTGCACGTCGTAGTGGCCGTAGATGATCACGTGCGGCGACGTCTGGTTGACGATGCGCTTCGCGACGATGACCGGGTGCAATTGCGTCGGCACGACGTCGACGCTGAAACCGAGTTCCTTGAACAATGAGGTCAGGAACTGCTGCGCGCCCACCATGCCGTCCTTGAACTTCGGATCGGCGGAGACGCTGGCGTGACGGACGTATTCCTTCAGTTTCTCAACGGGGTCGAACATGCGGGCAGGTTGCCCCCACTCGCTCGCGGCGGCTAGTCGAAATCGACGGGCCGTTCGACTAGTAGCGACTTCGCCTTGCGCAGTAGCGTCCGTCTCGCCCCGCGCATCCATTCAGCCGCGGACCGCGCGAGGCGCGCCGCCGTTCGCGGGCACATCGCGCGTGCACGGACTGCGCTTGCTCAGTGTTTGAAGTGGCGAACGCCGGTGAAAACCATCGCCATGCCGCGTTCGTCGGCGGCTTTGATGACTTCCTCGTCGCGGATCGCACCGCCCGGCTGGATCGCGGCGGTCGCGCCAGCATCGGCGGCGGCGAGCAAGCCGTCCGGGAACGGGAACAGCGCTTCGCTCGCGACGACGGAGCCCTTCAGGTCGAGCTTGGCCTCGCCGGCTTTCCACACGGCAATGCGCGAACTGTCGACGCGCGCCATCTGGCCGGCGCCGACGCCGAGGGTTTGTTCGCCGCGGCAATAGACGATGGCGTTCGACTTGACGTGCTTGCAGACCTTCCAGCCGAAGAGCAGCGAGTCCCACTCTTCGGGCGTGGGCTGGCGCTTGGTCACGACTTTGCAACCGGCCATCTTCTCCATCGAGCGGTCGCGGTCCTGCACGAGCACGCCGCCGACGACCGAGCGCACCTCCTGCAGCGCGTCGGCGCCGATGCCGCCCTTGGCGATCATGAGGCGGAGGTTCTTTTTCTTGGCGAAGATCGCCAGCGCCTCGTCGCTGAAACGCGGCGCGATGATCACCTCCGTGAAGATGTCTTTGATCTGCTCCGCTACGTCCTGGCCAAGCGTCTGGTTCACGACGATGATGCCGCCGAACGGTGCCTGGCGGTCGGTCGCGTAGGCTTTTTCCCACGCGGCGAGCAGCGTGTCGGCGCTGCCGACGCCGCAGGGATTCGTGTGCTTGAGGATCGCGACGGTGGGCTTCTCGAACTCGCCGATCAGGTAGGTCGCGGACGTGATATCGAGAATGTTGTTATACGAGAGTTCCTTGCCCTGCAGTTGCTGGAAGTGCTCGTGAAACGTGCCGTAGAGCGCGGCCTTTTGGTGGGGATTCTCGCCGTAGCGGAGGCTCTGGGCCTTCTTGAGCGAGAGCGAGTAGGTCGCGGGAAAACCGCTCAGCGCCTCGAGGTCGGGTTCGTCCTGTTGGGTTTCGAGATACTTCGCGATCGCCGTGTCGTAAGCGCCGGTGCGTTGGAAGACCTTCAGCGCGAGCTTGCGGCGCAGCGCCTTCAACTCCGCGCTCCCCTCGCCCGCCGTCAACGCCGCGAGCACACCAGTGTAGTCGGCGGGGTCGCACACGACGGTCACGCTCTCGTGGTTCTTGGCGGCGCTGCGCAGCATCGACGGGCCGCCGATGTCGATGTTTTCGATGGCTTCCTCGAATTCGACGTGCGGCTTCGCGACGGTCTGCTCGAACGGGTAAAGGTTCACGACGACGAGATCGATCAGGTCGATACCGTGCTGCTTCGCGGCGGCGAGATGGTCGGGCTTGTCGCGCCGGCAGAGCAGCCCACCGTGGATCTTCGGATGCAGCGTTTTCACGCGCCCCTCCATCATCTCCGGGAAACCCGTGTGCGCGCTCACCTCGGTGACGGGCAGGCCCGCCTCCGCGAGCAGTTTAGCCGTGCCGCCGGTCGACAGCAGCTTGTAGCCGTGTTGGCGGACGAGGGCGGTGGCGAAGTCCACCAGGCCGCGTTTGTCGGAGACGGAAAGGAGCGCGTGCTTAGCCATTAATCTAAGGACGTGACGGCCGCGTAGGCTGGCAAGCGGGAAAACTTCCGTGACACGCGCACCTCGAAAAAAACGAGCGACCGACTCGCGCCGGCCGCTCGCCTGCTCGGGGTTAGGGTCCGGCTCAGGTGCCGGAAATTCCAATGATGTCGCCGCTCGCGTCCACGTCGATGTGCTCGGCGGCCGGCACCTTGGGCAACGCGGGCATCCGCATCATCTGCCCGGTCAAAGCGACGACGAAGCCGGCGCCCGCCGCGAGTTCGAAGTCGCGCACGGTGACGCGGAAGCCGCGCGGGCGGCCGACCTTCTCGGGATCGTCCGTCAGCGAATTCTGCGTCTTGGCCATGCAGACCGGCAGTTTGCCGAATCCCGAAATCTCGAGCAGCCCGAGCTTGATCTCGGCTTCGGGCAGGATGTCCACGCCGTCGGCGCCGTAGAACCGATGCGCGATCGCCTCCATTTTTTCGCGGATGGGCTGTTCGTCGCGGTAGGTGAATTGCAGCGGAGGCGTGCTGGAATAGATCGAGTGGAGCACGGTCTCAGCGAGCGCGAGTGCGCCCTCCCCGCCCTTGGCGAAAACCTCGGAGACTTCGCACTCCACGCCCAGCGCACGGCAGAACGCGCGCACGCGCACGAGCTCGTCAGGCGTGTCGCTCGGGAATTTGTTCAACGCCACCGTAACCGGCCGGTTGAAGTTCCGCGCCGCCGTGACGTGCGCCTCGAGGTTGGCGAGGCCACGCTCGAGGGCGGCGAAATCAGGTCGCGCGAGCGCATCGGCCGGAGCGCCGCCGTGCAACTTCAGCGCGCGCACCGTCGCGACGAGCACGATCGCGTCCGGGTTCAGGCCGGTCTGGCGGCACTTGATGTCGATGAACTTCTCGCCGCCGAGATCGAACGCGAAACCCGCCTCCGTGACGACGAAGTCCGCGTGCGCGAGCGCCATGCGGGTTGCGAGCACCGAGTTGCAGCCGTGCGCGATGTTGGCGAACGGCCCGCCGTGCACGAACGCCGGCACGCCTTCGCAGGTCTGCACGAGGTTCGGCTTCAGCGCGTCGCGCAGGAGCGCCAGCAGCGCGCCGGTCGCCTTGAACTCCGAAGCGCGCACCGGCACACCTTCCGTCGTGAATCCGATCACGATGCGGTCGAGGCGTGCGCGCAAATCGCTCATCGATTCGCTCAGGCAGAGGATCGCCATGATCTCGGACGCCGCCGTGATGTCGAAGCCGCTGCGGCGCTCGCCGGACTTGCCGCCGGCATTGAGCACGACGTTGCGCAGCGCGCGATCGTTCACGTCGAGGACGCGCTTCCACAGCACCTGCGTCGGCGTCAGGCGCGTCTGCTTGAGGTGAAGTTGATTGTCGATGATCGACGCGAGGAGGTTGTGCGCCGAAGTGATCGCGTGAAAGTCGCCGTTGAAGTGGAGATTGATGTCCACGGCCGGCTGCACCGTGCTGCGGCCGCCGCCCGTCGCGCCGCCCTTGCGGCCGAAGACTGGGCCCATTGACGGCTGGCGCAGCGCCAGCGCCGCCCGCTTGCCGAGCTTGGCGATGCCCTGTGCGAGGCCGATCGACGTCACCGTCTTGCCCTCGCCGGCGGGCGTCGGCGTGATTGCTGATACGAGTATCAGCTTCCCTCGCGATGGCTTGTTCTCGAGCGCCTCGAGCGAAACCTTCGCCTTGTCTTGGCCGAAAAGCACCAGATGCTTTTCCGCGATTCCAATCTCCCTCGCGACATCCGCGATTTTCTTCATGGGGTCCTCCGGTAAAGCTACTTAATCAATCAGCGAAAATTCGCTCAACGTCTAATGCCCTCAGCTCCATTGGAATTACGCGGACTTCGCGTTGAATTAGATAAACTCGTCTACCGCCATGGAGGAGACGAGCTGCCGCCGGACCGGCCGCACGCGTTCATCTACTACCTCACAATCCACCACGACGCCGACCGCACGGTGACGCTGCTCGGTCGCAAGTGGGTCGTCGTGCACGACGACGGCACGCACCTCGTCATCGAAGGCGACCGCATCGTGGGCGAGACGCCCCGCCTCGCGCCCGGCGAGCACTTTTCCTACAACAGCTACCACGTCACTGCGACCGACGCGCGCGTGCACGGCAGCTTTCACGGCGTGGACGAGTTCGGCGCGCACATCTTCGTGCGCATCCCGGAGTTCGCGCTCGAGGTCCCGCCGGCGTGAGGCGCGCCTGATGAGCGGGCCGGAATACGCCCAGCGCTTTAACTTGCGCTCGCCGGACGCGTGCGCCTCCTTGGCTGCCCCGCAATGAAGCTCATCGATCTCAATCGCGACGGCGGCATCGGCGCGAACTCCACCTACTGCCAGCTGGGCGATTTTCATTTCGTCATCGATAGCGGCCTGCACCCGAAGCAGGTCGGCCGCCAAGCCGCACCGGACATCACCCCGCTGCGCGACGTTGAGCTCGACCTGATCATCATCACGCACTGCCACCTCGATCACATCGGCTCCCTGCCGATCCTGATGCGTGAACACCCTAACACGCCGGTGATCATGACGCAGCCGAGCCGCATGATCATCGATCGCATGCTGCACAACTCCGCCAACGTGATGGTGCGCGAGCGGGCCGAGAAGAACGTGATGGATTACCCGCTCTTCACGCACGAGGAGATCGACCGCATCATGCCGCGCCTGCACGCGCACGGCTTCAA
Coding sequences within it:
- a CDS encoding 4-hydroxy-tetrahydrodipicolinate reductase, whose translation is MSAPRLIINGAKGRMGRALLAAAADLKLPVAASVDAGDDLAAALTLGDVLVDFSAHSATHRVIELAVAQKKALVIGTTGHAADEKKKLAALAAQVPTVWAGNFSVGVNLLFALTRRATRILGADYDTEVVEMHHRFKKDAPSGTAARLLEIILEERKLAAADALRHGRSGITGERSTNEVGVHALRGGDVVGDHTVIYAALGERVELTHKASDRQIFARGALRAAQWVVSQKPGVYDMQDVLGLKE
- a CDS encoding response regulator transcription factor, with product MKRIVIVEDQTAIREMLAEILRIDPSYKIVGETGDGQAACNLCLELKPDVIVLDARLPGLSGVDILRRIAKQLKTTRIMVFSGYESPALVREMLEAGAHGFVEKTAGLTEFKKGLETVANGGTYFGPGVAALLRNVVANNSPTSGADLLTDREREILKLVAESHSTKEIAQKLGISVKTVDNHRTNLMRKLNLHDVASLTRYALEIGLIDHRSQAWA
- a CDS encoding PilT/PilU family type 4a pilus ATPase, which translates into the protein MSTTVHTEIMNDLLKLAVESGASDVVIKSNKPGYLRIGGRLRAVEMDPITHEQADAWVSEHVPSVFRPNWEKDGQVDFAYAAADVGRFRVNGFHQRGTVSIVLRHIKSRPPTFEELKIESDVLVKLAQAKDGILLVCGATGSGKSSTMAAMMNWINQNLDKHIVTIEDPIEYTFSDDKSVFQQREIGIDVPNFEMAIKSVLRQNPDIILIGEMRDKETFETAISAAETGHLVFSTMHAATVAQSLTRLFEFFPPEQIAQARRQIAGSLRGFICQKLIPAMEGGGRFAAHEIMVADTTIRNLILEGQNDKIQQLLDSGADGMSRSFNRDLHRLFREGKISKAEALRFSPNPRALEMTMKGIGAPT
- a CDS encoding sigma-70 family RNA polymerase sigma factor, encoding MTAKAQEVALDRMLVERFKGGDSAAFDQLVTRYWDRIYAMVNQLLRNQQDAEEVTQDAFIRAHRGLTNFRGESAFSTWLYQIATNLARNRYWYWWRRKRDQSISFDAPLGADNDTTIAELIPSEQETPEDATVTQEFVNRVAECMEELNEKHREILILRNVQNLSYEEIAEILGISVGTVKSRIARARESLRERLGEEFQQ
- a CDS encoding M20/M25/M40 family metallo-hydrolase is translated as MFDPVEKLKEYVRHASVSADPKFKDGMVGAQQFLTSLFKELGFSVDVVPTQLHPVIVAKRIVNQTSPHVIIYGHYDVQPPDPLNLWETPPFEATVKGNRIYGRGTADNKGPLLVHVAAVGQLLEEQPDLPLNITFVVEGEEEIGSKNFKDFLKANRHRFDGDFIFMSDTGIPSPDQMVITVGLRGMLAFEIELTGPKTDLHSGMNGGVLMNPLQALAELCASLHTPDGRVNIPGFYKKVIEPEQWERAQLKKAGLKKDAYQKFLGISKFHTPPGYNPFEAIRFLPTLEFNGFSGGYQGEGTKTVIPSKASAKVTCRLVPNQTPENVKKLIFDTVKKRCPKGVSIKITEQHVATPYVVIPPDRSNTPKNQSPKLAACFRALDKAAKDVWGKEPLYLREGGSVGLIADIKEVLGLDAVMMGLFLPEDNLHAPNEGFDLRVMKKGIATSKSVLAQLAKS
- the ruvA gene encoding Holliday junction branch migration protein RuvA, whose amino-acid sequence is MITRITGTLVSATPLHAVIETGGLAYEVHIPVTTAERLPQPGQQARLHTLVVYREDSQTMYGFASEDERDFFRLLVEKVSGIGPKTALSIFSKLSLPVLQGAIAAGDVGLLAKCPGIGKKTAERLVMELRDKLSAAPVAVPASAGGDATAPADNKVRDAVMALVALGYKAADADKSVRQAWVALGASATTEALIKKALG
- a CDS encoding 4-hydroxy-tetrahydrodipicolinate synthase, whose protein sequence is MKSSRPFTGTITALVTPFKNGAVAYDDLRALVNFQIKSGIDGIVSVGTTGESPTLDHEEHLEVIRATIAAARGRTPVIAGTGSNSTKEAIHLTKESDRAGADAMLVVAPYYNKPTQQGIFEYFCAIADATDKPIILYSIPGRCGIEISVGVIEKLRARYKHVAWVKEAGGSVDRVDQILQACGDSVTVLSGDDSLTLPFMSVGAQGVISVASNLYPKETGKMVRLALDGDFAKARALHRKLYPMFKTIFIEANPVPIKAALARAGYIASEEVRSPLCPLLDANRKTLFGVLDALAAKK
- a CDS encoding OmpA family protein; translation: MKHLKKFLSVALAGSVLLLAACSKKPVRDPNAGANQMAPTETIDPTKVATLDPDSTLAQRPEGTPFGKSVVEPVYFDFDRAAVPERERPKLEAAVKWLKDNADKRMVLEGHCDWRGTAEYNLGLGDRRANAVRRFLEHLGVDSKRLEILSKGSTEAKQGGSDAEWAKDRRVDFIELTK